The Bacillus sp. Marseille-Q1617 genome has a segment encoding these proteins:
- a CDS encoding SDR family oxidoreductase, with protein MAKRIFCITGGANGIGKSLVERFAVQGEFVHFFDKDREGGERLEADLINSGYEAQFHEIDVASYEEIKRGFHTIRNKHDSLHVLINNAGISKFISFWDMTPEEWNTIISANLSSVFYCSREAAELMKDNGGSIINIASTRALMSEADTEAYSASKGGISSLTHSLAITLGEYRIRVNSISPGWIETGDYSSLREVDHSQHPSRRVGKPEDIARACQFLAHPDNDFITGENLVVDGGMTRKMMYEH; from the coding sequence ATGGCTAAGCGCATTTTCTGTATTACAGGGGGAGCAAATGGAATAGGGAAGTCTTTGGTTGAGCGATTTGCAGTACAAGGTGAATTTGTCCATTTCTTTGACAAGGATCGGGAAGGCGGGGAAAGGCTGGAGGCGGATTTGATTAACAGTGGATACGAAGCCCAGTTTCATGAGATAGATGTTGCTTCCTATGAAGAAATCAAAAGAGGTTTTCATACCATCCGAAATAAACATGATTCACTCCATGTCCTTATTAATAATGCGGGAATCTCTAAATTCATATCATTTTGGGATATGACCCCGGAGGAATGGAATACCATTATTTCTGCGAACTTAAGCAGTGTATTTTACTGTTCGAGGGAAGCGGCAGAACTCATGAAGGATAATGGGGGATCGATCATCAATATTGCTTCTACAAGAGCACTCATGTCTGAGGCTGATACGGAAGCATACTCAGCTTCCAAAGGAGGTATCTCAAGCTTGACGCACTCGCTGGCGATTACGCTGGGTGAGTACAGAATCAGAGTGAACTCTATAAGCCCCGGGTGGATTGAAACAGGTGATTACTCATCCTTGCGGGAGGTTGATCATAGTCAGCATCCATCTCGGCGGGTCGGCAAGCCTGAAGATATAGCAAGAGCCTGCCAGTTTTTAGCTCATCCCGATAACGATTTCATAACCGGTGAAAATCTGGTTGTTGACGGGGGCATGACCAGAAAAATGATGTATGAGCATTGA
- a CDS encoding DUF2187 family protein: MKKAEIGNVIEFKEGLKGIVEKVNENSVIVDLTYMKNYRELELEEKTVVNHKNYTIIEQ, translated from the coding sequence ATGAAAAAAGCAGAAATCGGAAACGTAATCGAATTTAAAGAAGGATTAAAAGGGATTGTGGAAAAAGTAAATGAGAATTCTGTAATTGTCGATCTCACATACATGAAAAATTACAGAGAACTTGAACTGGAAGAAAAGACCGTCGTCAATCACAAAAACTATACAATTATTGAGCAATAA
- a CDS encoding cell wall hydrolase yields the protein MRKQLLSGLAALGMLAFSTSAAAAEDAHTVKKGESLWEIGKENSVPVLQLMEANGLKSHEIHPGQSISLPETDISEEEKELLAKLVHAEAEGEPYSGKVAVATVVLNRVDSNEFPDSIKEVVYQVAQGHYAFSPVQNGEINNTASDESRNAVNEALAFRGQGQGSLFFYNPDTSTSSWITSTDTTMTIGNHVFAK from the coding sequence TTGAGAAAACAACTGCTTTCAGGATTGGCGGCACTCGGCATGCTTGCTTTTTCTACTTCCGCCGCAGCTGCAGAAGATGCTCATACCGTTAAAAAGGGTGAGTCGCTGTGGGAAATAGGTAAAGAAAATTCAGTTCCTGTACTTCAATTGATGGAAGCTAACGGTTTGAAGTCACATGAGATTCATCCCGGACAATCCATCAGCCTGCCGGAAACGGATATTTCAGAGGAAGAAAAAGAATTGCTTGCGAAGCTTGTCCATGCGGAGGCTGAAGGCGAGCCTTATTCAGGCAAGGTAGCTGTAGCGACTGTTGTGCTGAACAGAGTCGATTCAAATGAGTTTCCTGATTCTATTAAAGAAGTAGTTTATCAAGTTGCCCAAGGGCATTATGCGTTTTCACCTGTACAAAATGGAGAAATCAATAATACGGCATCCGATGAATCCAGAAATGCCGTTAATGAAGCCTTGGCATTTAGAGGCCAGGGACAGGGTTCATTGTTCTTCTATAACCCGGATACATCAACCAGTTCTTGGATTACATCGACCGATACCACGATGACGATCGGGAACCACGTGTTTGCGAAATAA